The proteins below come from a single Roseiflexus sp. RS-1 genomic window:
- a CDS encoding iron-sulfur cluster-binding protein: MARQHTLAIADHRQVTAHLRWLALHAPDLARDARPGHALLVHCNDSDDRYRLLRRPLFLAATMPEIGQLALLYEPHEPGLAWLARRLPGETLDVVGLSGRPFPLNDRQRNLLLVGASAGLAALIFMARFTAPYAAVTLLAFADDQERLPPPFLLPSAVEYVTMVDMDVAASVAAALQPTDKPSMLAWADAVVAALPREALAELGRIVRMVRLRWARGFAEMLIESPPGCGFGACGTCAVELRGRVRLPCVEGPWFDLRDVA; this comes from the coding sequence ATGGCACGCCAGCACACACTTGCGATCGCCGACCATCGCCAGGTGACGGCGCACCTCCGCTGGCTTGCGCTGCATGCGCCCGATCTGGCGCGTGATGCGCGTCCCGGTCATGCACTGCTGGTGCACTGCAACGACTCCGATGACCGGTATCGGTTGCTGCGTCGTCCGCTCTTTCTGGCTGCAACGATGCCGGAAATTGGACAGCTGGCGCTGCTCTATGAACCGCACGAGCCGGGGCTGGCATGGCTGGCGCGCCGCTTGCCGGGTGAAACCCTCGATGTCGTGGGGTTGTCTGGACGTCCCTTTCCCCTGAATGATCGTCAGCGCAATCTGTTGCTGGTTGGCGCCAGCGCGGGGCTTGCCGCGCTGATCTTCATGGCACGCTTTACCGCCCCCTACGCTGCTGTGACTCTGCTCGCCTTCGCCGATGACCAGGAACGCCTGCCGCCACCCTTTCTGCTCCCCTCCGCCGTCGAGTATGTCACTATGGTGGACATGGATGTTGCAGCATCCGTTGCGGCAGCGCTGCAACCGACGGACAAACCGTCAATGCTGGCGTGGGCGGACGCGGTCGTGGCGGCATTGCCGCGCGAGGCGCTTGCGGAGCTTGGGCGGATCGTGCGAATGGTGCGCCTGCGCTGGGCACGCGGGTTTGCGGAGATGCTCATCGAATCGCCGCCTGGCTGCGGGTTCGGTGCGTGTGGAACATGTGCTGTCGAACTGCGAGGCAGAGTGCGCCTGCCGTGCGTCGAGGGACCGTGGTTCGACCTCCGCGACGTAGC